A genomic window from Streptomyces brevispora includes:
- a CDS encoding sensor histidine kinase, protein MARGKLRIYLGAAPGVGKTYAMLSEAHRRVERGTDCVVGFVEHHDRPRTEVMLHGLEQTRRREIEYRSAVFTEMDVDAVLERAPAVALVDELAHTNVPGSRNAKRWQDVEELLQAGIDVVSTVNIQHLESLGDVVESITGVRQRETVPDEVVRRADQLELVDMSPQALRRRMAHGNIYKPDRIDASLSNYFRPGNLTALRELALLWVADRVDEYLQQYRGEHNIRTTWQARERIVVGLTGGPEGRTLIRRASRMAAKGSGSEILAVYIARSDGLTSASPKELTVQRTLVEDLGGTFHHVIGDDIPSALLEFARGVNATQIVLGSSRRKAWQYIYGPGVGVTVARESGTDLDVHIVTHDEVAKGRGLPIARGARLGRARIIWGWIVGVGGPVLLSLLLKGLENGPGLANDVLLFLFMTVAAALLGGLRPALASAASGSLLLNYWFTPPTHTLTVQDPENFVAIVIFFAVAVAVASVVDLAARRTHQAARLRAESEILSFLAGSVLRGETTLAALLDRVRETFGMGSVALLERASDVDPWTCAGSVGPAPVTRPEDADVDMPVGDHMALALSGRVLPAEDRRVLGAFAAQAAVVLDRQRLVGEAEEARRLAEGNRIRTALLAAVSHDLRTPLAAIKAAVSSLRSDDVAWSDDDEAELLEGIENGADRLDHLVGNLLDMSRLQTGTVTPLIREIDLDEVVPMALGGVPEDSVDLDIPETLPMVAVDPGLLERAVANIVENAVKYSPDGDRVTVAASALGARVELRVADRGRGVPDDGKERIFEPFQRYGDAPRGAGVGLGLAVARGFVESMGGTLDAEDTPGGGLTMVLTLKAASGYVPAGQDLPARVTS, encoded by the coding sequence GCCATGCTCTCCGAGGCCCATCGCCGAGTGGAGCGGGGCACCGACTGCGTCGTCGGCTTCGTCGAGCACCACGACCGGCCGCGCACCGAGGTCATGCTGCACGGTCTCGAACAGACCCGGCGCCGCGAGATCGAGTACCGCTCCGCCGTGTTCACCGAGATGGACGTCGACGCCGTCCTGGAGCGCGCCCCGGCCGTGGCCCTGGTGGACGAACTGGCGCACACCAATGTGCCCGGCTCCCGCAACGCCAAGCGCTGGCAGGACGTCGAGGAACTCCTCCAGGCCGGAATCGACGTGGTCTCCACCGTCAACATCCAGCACCTGGAGTCCCTCGGAGACGTCGTCGAGTCGATAACCGGCGTACGCCAGCGCGAGACCGTCCCCGACGAGGTGGTACGCCGCGCCGACCAGCTCGAACTGGTCGACATGTCGCCCCAGGCGCTGCGCCGGCGGATGGCCCACGGCAACATCTACAAACCCGACCGGATCGACGCCTCGCTCTCCAACTACTTCCGCCCCGGCAACCTCACCGCCCTGCGCGAACTGGCCCTCCTCTGGGTCGCCGACCGGGTCGACGAATACCTCCAGCAGTACCGCGGCGAGCACAACATCCGCACCACCTGGCAGGCCCGCGAACGCATAGTCGTCGGACTCACCGGCGGTCCCGAGGGCCGCACCCTCATCCGGCGCGCCTCCCGGATGGCGGCCAAGGGCTCCGGCAGCGAGATCCTCGCCGTCTACATCGCCCGCAGCGACGGGCTGACCTCGGCCTCGCCCAAGGAGCTCACCGTCCAGCGGACGCTCGTCGAGGACCTCGGCGGCACCTTCCACCACGTCATCGGCGACGACATCCCCTCGGCACTCCTCGAGTTCGCCCGGGGCGTCAACGCCACCCAGATCGTCCTCGGCTCCAGCCGCCGCAAGGCCTGGCAGTACATCTACGGCCCCGGCGTCGGCGTCACCGTCGCCCGTGAGTCCGGCACCGACCTCGACGTCCACATCGTCACCCACGACGAGGTCGCCAAGGGCCGCGGCCTGCCCATCGCCCGCGGCGCCAGGCTCGGCCGGGCCCGCATCATCTGGGGCTGGATCGTCGGGGTGGGCGGCCCGGTCCTGCTCTCGCTGCTCCTCAAGGGCCTGGAGAACGGTCCGGGGCTCGCCAACGACGTCCTGCTGTTCCTCTTCATGACCGTCGCCGCCGCCCTGCTCGGCGGGCTGCGGCCCGCGCTCGCCTCGGCCGCCTCGGGCTCGCTGCTGCTGAACTACTGGTTCACCCCGCCCACCCACACCCTGACCGTCCAGGACCCCGAGAACTTCGTCGCCATCGTGATCTTCTTCGCGGTGGCGGTCGCGGTGGCCTCCGTCGTCGACCTGGCGGCCCGCCGCACCCATCAGGCCGCCAGGCTGCGCGCCGAGTCCGAGATCCTTTCCTTCCTGGCCGGCAGCGTGCTGCGCGGCGAGACCACGCTGGCCGCGCTGCTCGACCGGGTCCGCGAGACCTTCGGCATGGGGTCCGTCGCGCTGCTGGAGCGGGCGAGCGACGTCGACCCGTGGACATGCGCCGGGAGCGTCGGGCCCGCGCCGGTCACCCGGCCCGAGGACGCCGATGTGGACATGCCCGTCGGCGATCACATGGCGCTCGCGCTCTCCGGCCGGGTGCTGCCCGCCGAGGACCGCCGGGTGCTCGGCGCCTTCGCCGCCCAGGCCGCCGTCGTGCTGGACCGCCAGCGCCTCGTCGGCGAGGCCGAGGAGGCCCGCCGGCTCGCCGAGGGCAACCGGATCAGGACCGCGCTGCTGGCCGCCGTCAGCCACGACCTGCGGACCCCGCTCGCCGCCATCAAGGCCGCGGTCAGTTCCCTGCGATCCGACGACGTCGCCTGGTCCGACGATGATGAGGCCGAACTCCTCGAAGGCATCGAGAACGGCGCCGACCGCCTCGACCACCTGGTCGGCAACCTCCTCGACATGTCCCGCCTGCAGACCGGCACCGTCACCCCGCTGATCCGCGAGATCGACCTCGACGAGGTCGTGCCCATGGCCCTGGGCGGCGTGCCGGAGGACAGCGTCGACCTGGACATCCCCGAGACGCTGCCGATGGTCGCCGTCGACCCCGGGCTGCTGGAGCGGGCCGTCGCCAACATCGTCGAGAACGCCGTCAAGTACAGCCCCGACGGCGACCGCGTCACGGTGGCCGCCAGCGCACTGGGCGCCCGGGTCGAGCTACGGGTGGCCGACCGCGGCCGCGGCGTCCCCGACGACGGCAAGGAACGCATCTTCGAACCCTTCCAGCGCTACGGCGACGCCCCGCGCGGTGCCGGGGTCGGCCTGGGCCTCGCCGTGGCCCGCGGCTTCGTGGAGTCCATGGGTGGCACGCTGGACGCCGAGGACACCCCCGGCGGCGGCCTCACCATGGTCCTCACCCTCAAGGCGGCCTCGGGATACGTCCCGGCCGGCCAAGACCTGCCCGCGCGGGTCACCTCATGA
- a CDS encoding response regulator codes for MTRVLVVDDEPQIVRALVINLKARKYEVDAAPDGATALQLAAARHPDVVVLDLGLPDMDGVEVIRGLRGWTRVPILVLSARHTSDEKVEALDAGADDYVTKPFGMDELLARLRASVRRAEPVGQDGGDQAVIVETTGFTVDLAAKKVQREGRDVRLTPTEWHLLEVLVRNSGRLVSQKQLLQEVWGPSYGTETNYLRVYMAQLRRKLEADPSHPRHFVTEPGMGYRFERA; via the coding sequence ATGACCCGGGTGCTTGTGGTCGACGACGAGCCGCAGATCGTACGCGCCCTCGTGATCAATCTGAAGGCGCGCAAGTACGAGGTGGACGCCGCGCCCGACGGGGCGACCGCCCTCCAGCTCGCCGCTGCCCGCCACCCCGACGTCGTCGTCCTGGACCTCGGGCTGCCCGACATGGACGGCGTCGAGGTGATCAGGGGGCTGCGCGGCTGGACCCGGGTGCCGATCCTGGTGCTCTCGGCACGCCACACCTCCGACGAGAAGGTCGAGGCGCTGGACGCCGGGGCCGACGACTACGTCACCAAGCCGTTCGGCATGGACGAGCTGCTGGCCCGGCTGCGCGCCTCGGTGCGCCGCGCCGAGCCCGTCGGCCAGGACGGCGGCGACCAGGCCGTGATCGTCGAGACCACGGGCTTCACCGTCGACCTGGCCGCCAAGAAGGTCCAGCGCGAAGGACGGGACGTACGGCTCACCCCCACCGAGTGGCACCTGCTGGAGGTCCTGGTCCGCAACAGCGGCCGGCTGGTCAGCCAGAAGCAGCTGCTCCAGGAGGTCTGGGGGCCGTCGTACGGCACCGAGACCAACTATCTGCGGGTCTACATGGCCCAGCTGCGGCGCAAGCTGGAGGCCGACCCCTCACACCCCCGGCACTTCGTCACCGAACCGGGGATGGGATACCGCTTCGAGCGGGCCTGA
- a CDS encoding OB-fold nucleic acid binding domain-containing protein: protein MSAVPRFEKAGKAERSSGRFRRMLDRLSSSQQDLECEELAEDSYASGCTRISECTDRQIVKVTGTLRTVTLRPRAGVPALEAELFDGTAPLDVVWLGRRSIVGIEPGRKLIASGRISMSHGRRVLFNPKYELRPLGKE from the coding sequence ATGAGTGCTGTTCCTCGATTCGAGAAGGCCGGGAAGGCCGAGCGGTCGTCCGGGCGCTTCAGGCGGATGCTCGACCGGCTCTCCAGCTCCCAGCAGGACCTGGAGTGCGAGGAGCTGGCGGAGGACTCGTACGCCTCTGGGTGCACCCGGATCTCCGAGTGCACCGACCGCCAGATCGTGAAGGTCACTGGTACCTTGCGGACGGTCACCCTGCGACCGCGCGCCGGAGTGCCCGCCCTTGAGGCGGAGCTCTTCGACGGCACCGCCCCGCTGGACGTGGTCTGGCTCGGCCGCCGCTCCATCGTGGGCATCGAACCGGGCCGCAAGCTCATCGCCTCGGGCCGGATCTCCATGAGCCACGGCCGCCGGGTGCTGTTCAACCCCAAATACGAACTCCGACCGCTCGGCAAGGAGTAG
- a CDS encoding DUF3159 domain-containing protein yields the protein MTSLDKPTSDTDPITRTDQQEADAKAVTEAALFEAFGGIRGMVETVLPGLLFVTIFTIDKNLTNSAIAAVVVSLVLVAVRLIRRDTVKHAFSGVFGVAFGVVFAKMTGNAKDFYLPGMIYTLGLALAYLVSTVAGVPLIGLILGPVFKENLSWRTRNPGRKKAYAKASYAWGLILLAKCAILFPLYWWGDTTQFGWVLVALKIPPFLLAVYLTWVFLAKAPPPIDVFAEMEAQEQAEKAEKAERARREAASDAAGSQEF from the coding sequence GTGACGTCTCTTGACAAGCCGACGTCCGACACGGACCCCATCACCCGCACCGACCAGCAGGAGGCCGACGCGAAGGCGGTGACCGAGGCCGCGCTCTTCGAGGCCTTCGGTGGCATCCGGGGCATGGTGGAGACAGTCCTGCCGGGACTGCTCTTCGTCACGATCTTCACCATCGACAAGAACCTCACGAACTCGGCCATCGCGGCCGTGGTCGTGTCGCTGGTGCTCGTGGCCGTCCGGCTGATCCGCAGGGACACCGTCAAGCACGCCTTCAGCGGTGTCTTCGGCGTGGCCTTCGGTGTCGTCTTCGCGAAGATGACGGGCAACGCCAAGGACTTCTACCTGCCGGGCATGATCTACACGCTCGGACTGGCCCTCGCCTACCTGGTGAGCACGGTGGCGGGGGTGCCGCTGATCGGTCTGATACTGGGACCGGTCTTCAAGGAGAACCTCTCCTGGCGCACCAGGAACCCCGGCCGCAAGAAGGCCTACGCCAAGGCCAGTTACGCCTGGGGGCTGATCCTGCTCGCCAAGTGCGCGATCCTCTTCCCGCTGTACTGGTGGGGCGACACCACCCAGTTCGGCTGGGTCCTGGTGGCACTGAAGATCCCGCCGTTCCTGCTGGCGGTGTATCTGACCTGGGTCTTCCTCGCCAAGGCGCCGCCGCCCATCGACGTCTTCGCCGAGATGGAGGCCCAGGAGCAGGCCGAGAAGGCGGAGAAGGCCGAGAGGGCCCGCAGGGAAGCAGCGTCCGATGCGGCCGGCAGCCAGGAGTTCTGA